A single genomic interval of Musa acuminata AAA Group cultivar baxijiao chromosome BXJ3-4, Cavendish_Baxijiao_AAA, whole genome shotgun sequence harbors:
- the LOC103974272 gene encoding monosaccharide-sensing protein 2-like, with product MRRALSFAIVAAIGNFLQGWDQATLSGSLTYIRQEFRLEDEPIIDSLINTIPLIGAAIITVFSGALSDRFGRRPMLIISSVFYIAGGVLTIWCPDVYILLLARLVFGFGIGLAVAFVPAYITEVSPSEMRGLLSTLPQLTGTTGTTVAYDVDFGMSLQSQPSWRLLFGGILFLSIVYFVFTVFFLPEAPTWLVSKGRMEEAKHALQRLRGREDVSGEMALLAEGVGVTATELPVEQESTGVKDMNMPYRPKRRIAWVRRPATERSLLGSVLDPVRIRWKRRASNEQADVEKNPPREGESYASDDMYTPLLSDHGTNGGGDPKRVILCMEAVSGSQQHCVLVIPEGDASETDQCVEAKASVSQHPSRPALVPPCGGLKHVLFLCIGMQILQQVKQNETHNQFSGINGVLYYTPQILEQAGVGIILSKLGLSSVSASLLISSVIFTLQLPCILVAMRLMDVSGRRSLLLGTIPLLIASLLLLVLVNMVDLGAIAHAALSTVSVVVYMCCFVMGFGPIPSIICSEIFPTRVRGKCIAACSVTAWLCSIVVAFTLPLMQRAVGLSGVCGAYAFDCLVSLGFIFFLVPETKGAVMPP from the exons ATGCGGAGAGCTCTTTCTTTCGCCATTGTTGCTGCGATCGGTAACTTCCTTCAGGGATGGGATCAGGCCACCTTGTCAG GTTCTCTTACTTACATAAGGCAGGAGTTTAGGCTGGAGGACGAGCCTATTATTGACAGTCTAATTAACACCATCCCTCTCATCGGCGCCGCCATCATCACGGTGTTCTCAGGAGCGCTCTCAGATCGGTTTGGCAGACGGCCGATGCTAATTATCTCCTCAGTTTTCTACATCGCTGGTGGCGTTTTGACGATATGGTGTCCCGACGTATACATACTGCTCTTGGCAAGGCTGGTATTCGGGTTTGGGATTGGTTTGGCCGTAGCTTTCGTCCCGGCTTACATAACTGAGGTATCTCCATCGGAGATGAGGGGCTTACTGAGCACCCTTCCACAGTTGACGGGCACGACGGGGACGACTGTGGCGTATGATGTGGATTTCGGGATGTCATTGCAGAGCCAACCTAGTTGGAGATTACTGTTTGGAGGCATCCTATTTCTTTCCATCGTGTACTTCGTGTTCACGGTGTTCTTTCTGCCGGAGGCACCAACATGGCTCGTCAGCAAAGGACGGATGGAGGAGGCCAAACACGCTTTGCAGAGACTACGCGGAAGAGAAGATGTGTCAG gagaaatggctcttttggcTGAAGGTGTGGGAGTTACTGCAACTGAGCTCCCCGTGGAGCAGGAGTCGACTGGTGTGAAGGACATGAACATGCCATATCGTCCAAAGAGAAGAATCGCTTGGGTTAGACGACCAGCAACGGAACGTAGTCTTCTTGGAAGTGTCCTTGATCCTGTtcggatcagatggaagcggcgtGCAAGTAATGAGCAAGCCGATGTGGAGAAGAACCCTCCCAGGGAGGGCGAGTCCTATGCCTCTGATGATATGTACACTCCATTGCTCTCAGACCACGGAACAAATGGAGGAGGAGATCCCAAAAGGGTCATTTTGTGCATGGAAGCTGTGTCTGGATCACAGCAACATTGCGTGCTTGTCATTCCTGAAGGTGATGCCTCAGAAACAGATCAATGTGTCGAAGCCAAAGCATCGGTGAGCCAGCATCCAAGTCGGCCAGCTTTGGTTCCACCCTGCGGCGGACTCAAACATGTATTGTTTCTCTGTATTGGGATGCAAATTCTTCAGCAGGTAAAACAAAACGAGACACATAATCAG TTTTCTGGCATCAACGGCGTCCTCTATTACACTCCACAAATTCTTGAGCAAGCTGGAGTTGGGATTATTCTCTCAAAATTGGGACTCAGCTCTGTTTCAGCATCTCTGCTCATCAGCTCTGTTATATTTACGTTGCAGCTCCCATGCATACTTGTTGCCATGAGGCTCATGGATGTCAGCGGAAGAAG GAGTCTTCTGCTGGGTACGATCCCCCTGCTGATCGCGTCGCTTCTTCTTCTGGTTCTGGTGAACATGGTGGACTTGGGCGCAATCGCACATGCGGCGCTCTCCACCGTCAGCGTGGTGGTGTACATGTGCTGCTTCGTCATGGGGTTCGGACCCATCCCCAGCATCATCTGCTCGGAGATCTTCCCGACGCGCGTCCGCGGGAAGTGCATCGCCGCGTGCTCCGTCACCGCGTGGCTCTGCAGCATCGTCGTCGCCTTCACGCTGCCCCTCATGCAGCGCGCTGTGGGCCTCTCCGGCGTCTGTGGCGCGTACGCCTTCGACTGCCTCGTATCGTTGGGTTTCATCTTCTTCCTCGTTCCTGAAACGAAGGGCGCGGTGATGCCACCTtga
- the LOC135637367 gene encoding homoserine kinase-like isoform X1 has product MATAAFSATSPTQSRPAHRHRPLPSLTRLRAIRCSSVSKVPAVTAAATADPSPVFRSVAAFAPATVANLGPGFDFLGCAVGGGLGDTVTVSVDSAVAPGTLSIADVSGCAAAAKLSRNPLWNCAGIAGIAAMRMLGVRSVGLSLSLHKGLPLGSGLGSSAASAAAAALAVSELFGGRLSPDELVLAGLESEKKVSGYHADNVGPSILGGFVLIRSYDPFEIIRLEFPADRELYFVLVGPEFEAPTKKMREALPADIPMKDHVRNSSQAAALVAAVLQGNVRVLGSAMSADWIVEPRRAPLIPGMVSVKKAAIDSGAFGCTISGAGPTAVAVTDDEEKGKEIGSRMVEAFLRDGNLKASVTVAKLDRVGARVTGSSAVQKQGFTHFCPSEQSSVDINKDLNLEHDAEMILKKTWRKEGILDESSRQEEAGYVSYAAAYPR; this is encoded by the exons ATGGCGACGGCCGCCTTCAGCGCCACGTCCCCAACCCAATCGCGACCCGCCCATCGCCACCGTCCCCTTCCCTCCCTTACCCGCCTGCGGGCTATCCGATGCTCCTCTGTTTCTAAAGTCCCGGCCGTCACCGCTGCCGCCACCGCTGACCCCTCCCCGGTGTTTCGGTCTGTCGCTGCCTTCGCCCCCGCCACTGTAGCCAACCTCGGCCCTGGCTTCGACTTCCTCGGGTGCGCCGTTGGCGGCGGCCTCGGCGACACCGTCACCGTCTCCGTCGACTCCGCCGTCGCCCCAGGCACCCTCTCTATCGCCGACGTTTccggctgcgccgccgccgcgaaGCTCAGCCGAAACCCTCTCTGGAACTGTGCTGGCATCGCCGGCATCGCCGCCATGCGCATGCTCGGCGTACGCTCTGTcggcctctccctctccctccacAAGGGTCTCCCCCTGGGCAGCGGTCTCGGGTCCAGCGCCGCCTCTGCCGCGGCGGCGGCGCTCGCCGTCAGCGAGCTCTTCGGCGGTCGTCTCTCCCCCGACGAACTCGTCCTCGCCGGGCTCGAGTCCGAGAAGAAGGTCAGCGGCTACCACGCCGACAACGTTGGGCCCTCCATCTTGGGAGGCTTCGTCTTGATCCGAAGCTACGATCCCTTCGAGATCATCCGCCTGGAGTTCCCGGCCGACCGGGAGCTCTACTTCGTTCTCGTGGGTCCCGAGTTCGAGGCGCCGACCAAGAAGATGAGGGAAGCTCTCCCGGCGGATATCCCGATGAAGGACCATGTGCGGAACTCGAGCCAAGCCGCTGCACTGGTGGCGGCCGTGCTGCAAGGGAACGTGAGGGTTCTTGGGTCGGCGATGTCCGCCGATTGGATTGTGGAGCCAAGGAGAGCGCCTCTGATCCCCGGGATGGTGAGTGTGAAGAAGGCAGCCATTGATTCTGGTGCCTTCGGGTGCACCATCAGCGGTGCAGGCCCAACTGCTGTAGCAGTCACCGATGATGAGGAGAAAGGAAAAGAGATCGGGTCTCGGATGGTGGAGGCATTCTTGAGGGATGGCAATCTAAAGGCCAGTGTGACGGTGGCGAAGCTTGATAGAGTTGGAGCAAGGGTTACTGGAAGCAGTGCTGTGCAAAAG CAGGGTTTCACTCATTTTTGTCCATCAGAACAATCAAGCGTTGATATCAATaaggatttgaatttggagcatgATGCTGAAATGATTTTAAAGAAGACTTGGAGAAAAGAGGGAATTTTAGACGAAAGTAGTAGACAAGAAGAGGCAG GCTATGTGAGTTATGCTGCTGCTTATCCAAGATAA
- the LOC135637367 gene encoding homoserine kinase-like isoform X2: MATAAFSATSPTQSRPAHRHRPLPSLTRLRAIRCSSVSKVPAVTAAATADPSPVFRSVAAFAPATVANLGPGFDFLGCAVGGGLGDTVTVSVDSAVAPGTLSIADVSGCAAAAKLSRNPLWNCAGIAGIAAMRMLGVRSVGLSLSLHKGLPLGSGLGSSAASAAAAALAVSELFGGRLSPDELVLAGLESEKKVSGYHADNVGPSILGGFVLIRSYDPFEIIRLEFPADRELYFVLVGPEFEAPTKKMREALPADIPMKDHVRNSSQAAALVAAVLQGNVRVLGSAMSADWIVEPRRAPLIPGMVSVKKAAIDSGAFGCTISGAGPTAVAVTDDEEKGKEIGSRMVEAFLRDGNLKASVTVAKLDRVGARVTGSSAVQKGFTHFCPSEQSSVDINKDLNLEHDAEMILKKTWRKEGILDESSRQEEAGYVSYAAAYPR; encoded by the exons ATGGCGACGGCCGCCTTCAGCGCCACGTCCCCAACCCAATCGCGACCCGCCCATCGCCACCGTCCCCTTCCCTCCCTTACCCGCCTGCGGGCTATCCGATGCTCCTCTGTTTCTAAAGTCCCGGCCGTCACCGCTGCCGCCACCGCTGACCCCTCCCCGGTGTTTCGGTCTGTCGCTGCCTTCGCCCCCGCCACTGTAGCCAACCTCGGCCCTGGCTTCGACTTCCTCGGGTGCGCCGTTGGCGGCGGCCTCGGCGACACCGTCACCGTCTCCGTCGACTCCGCCGTCGCCCCAGGCACCCTCTCTATCGCCGACGTTTccggctgcgccgccgccgcgaaGCTCAGCCGAAACCCTCTCTGGAACTGTGCTGGCATCGCCGGCATCGCCGCCATGCGCATGCTCGGCGTACGCTCTGTcggcctctccctctccctccacAAGGGTCTCCCCCTGGGCAGCGGTCTCGGGTCCAGCGCCGCCTCTGCCGCGGCGGCGGCGCTCGCCGTCAGCGAGCTCTTCGGCGGTCGTCTCTCCCCCGACGAACTCGTCCTCGCCGGGCTCGAGTCCGAGAAGAAGGTCAGCGGCTACCACGCCGACAACGTTGGGCCCTCCATCTTGGGAGGCTTCGTCTTGATCCGAAGCTACGATCCCTTCGAGATCATCCGCCTGGAGTTCCCGGCCGACCGGGAGCTCTACTTCGTTCTCGTGGGTCCCGAGTTCGAGGCGCCGACCAAGAAGATGAGGGAAGCTCTCCCGGCGGATATCCCGATGAAGGACCATGTGCGGAACTCGAGCCAAGCCGCTGCACTGGTGGCGGCCGTGCTGCAAGGGAACGTGAGGGTTCTTGGGTCGGCGATGTCCGCCGATTGGATTGTGGAGCCAAGGAGAGCGCCTCTGATCCCCGGGATGGTGAGTGTGAAGAAGGCAGCCATTGATTCTGGTGCCTTCGGGTGCACCATCAGCGGTGCAGGCCCAACTGCTGTAGCAGTCACCGATGATGAGGAGAAAGGAAAAGAGATCGGGTCTCGGATGGTGGAGGCATTCTTGAGGGATGGCAATCTAAAGGCCAGTGTGACGGTGGCGAAGCTTGATAGAGTTGGAGCAAGGGTTACTGGAAGCAGTGCTGTGCAAAAG GGTTTCACTCATTTTTGTCCATCAGAACAATCAAGCGTTGATATCAATaaggatttgaatttggagcatgATGCTGAAATGATTTTAAAGAAGACTTGGAGAAAAGAGGGAATTTTAGACGAAAGTAGTAGACAAGAAGAGGCAG GCTATGTGAGTTATGCTGCTGCTTATCCAAGATAA
- the LOC135637367 gene encoding homoserine kinase-like isoform X4, which produces MATAAFSATSPTQSRPAHRHRPLPSLTRLRAIRCSSVSKVPAVTAAATADPSPVFRSVAAFAPATVANLGPGFDFLGCAVGGGLGDTVTVSVDSAVAPGTLSIADVSGCAAAAKLSRNPLWNCAGIAGIAAMRMLGVRSVGLSLSLHKGLPLGSGLGSSAASAAAAALAVSELFGGRLSPDELVLAGLESEKKVSGYHADNVGPSILGGFVLIRSYDPFEIIRLEFPADRELYFVLVGPEFEAPTKKMREALPADIPMKDHVRNSSQAAALVAAVLQGNVRVLGSAMSADWIVEPRRAPLIPGMVSVKKAAIDSGAFGCTISGAGPTAVAVTDDEEKGKEIGSRMVEAFLRDGNLKASVTVAKLDRVGARVTGSSAVQKAM; this is translated from the exons ATGGCGACGGCCGCCTTCAGCGCCACGTCCCCAACCCAATCGCGACCCGCCCATCGCCACCGTCCCCTTCCCTCCCTTACCCGCCTGCGGGCTATCCGATGCTCCTCTGTTTCTAAAGTCCCGGCCGTCACCGCTGCCGCCACCGCTGACCCCTCCCCGGTGTTTCGGTCTGTCGCTGCCTTCGCCCCCGCCACTGTAGCCAACCTCGGCCCTGGCTTCGACTTCCTCGGGTGCGCCGTTGGCGGCGGCCTCGGCGACACCGTCACCGTCTCCGTCGACTCCGCCGTCGCCCCAGGCACCCTCTCTATCGCCGACGTTTccggctgcgccgccgccgcgaaGCTCAGCCGAAACCCTCTCTGGAACTGTGCTGGCATCGCCGGCATCGCCGCCATGCGCATGCTCGGCGTACGCTCTGTcggcctctccctctccctccacAAGGGTCTCCCCCTGGGCAGCGGTCTCGGGTCCAGCGCCGCCTCTGCCGCGGCGGCGGCGCTCGCCGTCAGCGAGCTCTTCGGCGGTCGTCTCTCCCCCGACGAACTCGTCCTCGCCGGGCTCGAGTCCGAGAAGAAGGTCAGCGGCTACCACGCCGACAACGTTGGGCCCTCCATCTTGGGAGGCTTCGTCTTGATCCGAAGCTACGATCCCTTCGAGATCATCCGCCTGGAGTTCCCGGCCGACCGGGAGCTCTACTTCGTTCTCGTGGGTCCCGAGTTCGAGGCGCCGACCAAGAAGATGAGGGAAGCTCTCCCGGCGGATATCCCGATGAAGGACCATGTGCGGAACTCGAGCCAAGCCGCTGCACTGGTGGCGGCCGTGCTGCAAGGGAACGTGAGGGTTCTTGGGTCGGCGATGTCCGCCGATTGGATTGTGGAGCCAAGGAGAGCGCCTCTGATCCCCGGGATGGTGAGTGTGAAGAAGGCAGCCATTGATTCTGGTGCCTTCGGGTGCACCATCAGCGGTGCAGGCCCAACTGCTGTAGCAGTCACCGATGATGAGGAGAAAGGAAAAGAGATCGGGTCTCGGATGGTGGAGGCATTCTTGAGGGATGGCAATCTAAAGGCCAGTGTGACGGTGGCGAAGCTTGATAGAGTTGGAGCAAGGGTTACTGGAAGCAGTGCTGTGCAAAAG GCTATGTGA
- the LOC135637367 gene encoding homoserine kinase-like isoform X3 → MATAAFSATSPTQSRPAHRHRPLPSLTRLRAIRCSSVSKVPAVTAAATADPSPVFRSVAAFAPATVANLGPGFDFLGCAVGGGLGDTVTVSVDSAVAPGTLSIADVSGCAAAAKLSRNPLWNCAGIAGIAAMRMLGVRSVGLSLSLHKGLPLGSGLGSSAASAAAAALAVSELFGGRLSPDELVLAGLESEKKVSGYHADNVGPSILGGFVLIRSYDPFEIIRLEFPADRELYFVLVGPEFEAPTKKMREALPADIPMKDHVRNSSQAAALVAAVLQGNVRVLGSAMSADWIVEPRRAPLIPGMVSVKKAAIDSGAFGCTISGAGPTAVAVTDDEEKGKEIGSRMVEAFLRDGNLKASVTVAKLDRVGARVTGSSAVQKQGFTHFCPSEQSSVDINKDLNLEHDAEMILKKTWRKEGILDESSRQEEAGKASLP, encoded by the exons ATGGCGACGGCCGCCTTCAGCGCCACGTCCCCAACCCAATCGCGACCCGCCCATCGCCACCGTCCCCTTCCCTCCCTTACCCGCCTGCGGGCTATCCGATGCTCCTCTGTTTCTAAAGTCCCGGCCGTCACCGCTGCCGCCACCGCTGACCCCTCCCCGGTGTTTCGGTCTGTCGCTGCCTTCGCCCCCGCCACTGTAGCCAACCTCGGCCCTGGCTTCGACTTCCTCGGGTGCGCCGTTGGCGGCGGCCTCGGCGACACCGTCACCGTCTCCGTCGACTCCGCCGTCGCCCCAGGCACCCTCTCTATCGCCGACGTTTccggctgcgccgccgccgcgaaGCTCAGCCGAAACCCTCTCTGGAACTGTGCTGGCATCGCCGGCATCGCCGCCATGCGCATGCTCGGCGTACGCTCTGTcggcctctccctctccctccacAAGGGTCTCCCCCTGGGCAGCGGTCTCGGGTCCAGCGCCGCCTCTGCCGCGGCGGCGGCGCTCGCCGTCAGCGAGCTCTTCGGCGGTCGTCTCTCCCCCGACGAACTCGTCCTCGCCGGGCTCGAGTCCGAGAAGAAGGTCAGCGGCTACCACGCCGACAACGTTGGGCCCTCCATCTTGGGAGGCTTCGTCTTGATCCGAAGCTACGATCCCTTCGAGATCATCCGCCTGGAGTTCCCGGCCGACCGGGAGCTCTACTTCGTTCTCGTGGGTCCCGAGTTCGAGGCGCCGACCAAGAAGATGAGGGAAGCTCTCCCGGCGGATATCCCGATGAAGGACCATGTGCGGAACTCGAGCCAAGCCGCTGCACTGGTGGCGGCCGTGCTGCAAGGGAACGTGAGGGTTCTTGGGTCGGCGATGTCCGCCGATTGGATTGTGGAGCCAAGGAGAGCGCCTCTGATCCCCGGGATGGTGAGTGTGAAGAAGGCAGCCATTGATTCTGGTGCCTTCGGGTGCACCATCAGCGGTGCAGGCCCAACTGCTGTAGCAGTCACCGATGATGAGGAGAAAGGAAAAGAGATCGGGTCTCGGATGGTGGAGGCATTCTTGAGGGATGGCAATCTAAAGGCCAGTGTGACGGTGGCGAAGCTTGATAGAGTTGGAGCAAGGGTTACTGGAAGCAGTGCTGTGCAAAAG CAGGGTTTCACTCATTTTTGTCCATCAGAACAATCAAGCGTTGATATCAATaaggatttgaatttggagcatgATGCTGAAATGATTTTAAAGAAGACTTGGAGAAAAGAGGGAATTTTAGACGAAAGTAGTAGACAAGAAGAGGCAGGTAAGGCTAGCCTGCCTTGA